One Drosophila subobscura isolate 14011-0131.10 chromosome U, UCBerk_Dsub_1.0, whole genome shotgun sequence DNA window includes the following coding sequences:
- the LOC117900919 gene encoding uncharacterized protein LOC117900919, with amino-acid sequence MSTMLSRGAKPLQAQVGFKHAFPPEGFFPLPPAESHLCRDAYLKALLAPFESVSDDGSEEPEDDGLPKKDLFATKKFDIEFMMISRRRTTMWKPTKYRPSAINVNLRASAYDLSALVKARYVRLLEGFGISCIHYLLEKIIKKMEIMRTVPPEGTDPKKTIFGWSCHEYYERFKKHSDTIYLDTFLFDKTAAELQDLKYYVDLEEIVRLMRSLKNDLTEDNDLCQGFMALLRDIQVDIMEVLAKPYEDMYTEHDNLSTQLFTARQGKSHDPKMISKHRALKKEQQYLMDYKAPIETRYQINWIRDKLEQKDFEDASQVKIIQDELDKLKELTATDTAVWNAANRKYSSLIEEYTNRINSTQESYDEDMETAENNVQMTLNKLNKCKDDLRSYQEQVEIFHMKIAATRAKIAKEEAQELEKLRILEEKQARKSELKEKAKGKAKKEKKKK; translated from the exons ATGTCCACCATGTTGAGTCGCGGTGCAAAGCCTTTGCAGGCCCAAGTGGGTTTTAAACATGCATTTCCACCGGAGGGTTTCTTTCCACTGCCGCCGGCGGAGTCGCATCTCTGCCGCGATGCGTATCTCAAGGCGCTGCTGGCTCCCTTTGAGAGTGTTTCCGACGATGGAAGCGAAGAGCCGGAAGACGATGGGCTGCCAAAAAAGGATTTGTTCGCTACGAAAAAATTCGACATCGAGTTCATGATGATCAGTAGACGACGCACCACAATGTGGAAGCCCACGAAGTATCGTCCGTCGGCCATTAATGTGAACTTGAGAGCCTCCGCCTACGATCTAAGTGCACTGGTCAAGGCCCGCTACGTGAGGCTGTTGGAGGGATTTGGCATTTCCTGCATCCACTATCTGCTGGAGAAGATCATCAAGAAGATGGAGATCATGCGCACCGTTCCACCCGAGGGCACCGatccaaagaaaaccattttCGGCTGGTCCTGTCATGAGTATTACGAACGTTTCAAGAAACATAGCGATACGATTTACTTGGATACCTTTTTGTTCGACAAAACCGCAGCGGAGCTGCAGGACCTCAAATATTATGTCGATCTGGAGGAGATTGTCCGTCTAATGAGATCGTTGAAGAACGATTTGACAGAGGATAATGATTTGTGTCAGGGTTTTATGGCTTTGTTGCG AGACATTCAGGTTGATATCATGGAGGTTCTGGCCAAGCCCTATGAGGACATGTACACCGAGCACGATAATCTCTCCACGCAATTGTTTACGGCCAGACAGGGCAAGTCTCACGATCCGAAAATGATTTCCAAACATCGTGCACTGAAAAAGGAGCAACAGTACCTTATGGATT ACAAAGCTCCCATTGAGACACGCTATCAGATTAATTGGATCCGCGATAAGTTGGAGCAGAAAGATTTCGAAGATGCAAGTCAAGTAAAG ATAATCCAAGATGAACTCGACAAACTGAAAGAGCTGACTGCCACGGATACAGCAGTGTGGAATGCTGCAAACCGTAAGTACTCGTCCCTGATTGAAGAGTACACGAATCGCATAAATTCTACGCAAGAGTCCTACGACGAGGACATGGAGACTGCCGAAAATAACGTACAGATGACACTGAACAAGCTGAACAAGTGCAAGGACGATCTGAGGAGCTATCAGGAGCAGGTGGAAATTTTTCATATGAAAATCGCAGCGACGCGCGCAAAAATAGccaaagaagaggcgcaagaGCTGGAGAAACTAAGAATA CTGGAGGAAAAACAAGCGAGAAAAAGTGAACTAAAggaaaaagccaaaggcaaggccaagaaagaaaagaagaaaaagtaa
- the LOC117900921 gene encoding protein FAM107B isoform X2 encodes MMSMSSSPPATPTGVQTDSEGLILPKKLINPCMENTDRKELHRELKFNARIGKSVLNQKSELQRAYDKQKERHAAAEHHSPDAELVGGIPGLKGELGRVILERAQKHEAAQKQDNDESDDRQYVNPEYLNVRAKLRAANGPN; translated from the exons ATGATGTCCATGAGCAGCTCACCACCGGCAACGCCGACGGGCGTGCAGACCGACTCCGAGGGTCTCATATTGCCCAAGAAGCTGATTAATCCCTGCATGGAGAACACCGATCGCAAGGAGCTGCATCGAGAGTTGAAATTCAATGCCAGAAT tggcaaaagtgtGCTCAACCAGAAATCGGAACTCCAGCGTGCCTACGACAAGCAAAAGGAGCGACATGCAGCCGCCGAGCATCATTCCCCCGATGCGGAACTGGTGGGCGGCATACCCGGCTTGAAGGGAGAGCTGGGACGCGTGATCTTGGAGCGTGCCCAAAAGCACGAGGCAGCTCAGAAGCAGGACAACGATGAGTCCGACGATCGGCAGTATGTGAATCCCGAATATTTGAATGTGCGCGCCAAGCTGCGAGCGGCGAATGGACCCAACTAG
- the LOC117900150 gene encoding proteasome maturation protein, with product MNQQSLKVQPSELTVLHASGKVGMPTEENCYNQLAHVHRLRDSEANYHEHQYSLNMQMLRNREGLGIPLKMGMERHSARQIGRLPFLPSSNFMDEVLTGRNESIDFEDFLGLPEYNEHMRQPHAVVEKSLGIY from the exons ATG AATCAGCAATCGTTAAAAGTGCAGCCCAGCGAGTTGACGGTGCTCCATGCCTCCGGCAAAGTGGGCATGCCCACAGAGGAGAACTGCTACAATCAACTGGCTCATGTGCATCGTCTGCGCGACTCGGAGGCCAACTACCATGAGCATCAGTATTCGCTCAATATGCAGATGCTGCGCAATCGCGAGGGTCTGGGCATTCCACTGAAGATGGGCATGGAGCGTCATTCCGCACGCCAGATTGGACGTTTGCCCTTCTTGCCCTCCAG CAACTTTATGGATGAGGTGCTGACTGGACGCAATGAGAGCATCGATTTTGAGGACTTCTTGGGTCTGCCCGAGTACAACGAGCACATGCGCCAGCCGCACGCTGTCGTGGAGAAATCTCTGGGCATCTACTAA
- the LOC117900921 gene encoding protein FAM107B isoform X1 has protein sequence MQRPTPNISTSIMSRMSLFENTAFRHSSAETENEAGATMMSMSSSPPATPTGVQTDSEGLILPKKLINPCMENTDRKELHRELKFNARIGKSVLNQKSELQRAYDKQKERHAAAEHHSPDAELVGGIPGLKGELGRVILERAQKHEAAQKQDNDESDDRQYVNPEYLNVRAKLRAANGPN, from the exons ATGCAGCGACCAACACCGAACATCTCCACCAGCATTATGAGCCGCATGTCGCTCTTTGAAA ATACCGCATTCAGGCACAGTTCAGCGGAGACAGAGAACGAGGCCGGAGCGACAATGATGTCCATGAGCAGCTCACCACCGGCAACGCCGACGGGCGTGCAGACCGACTCCGAGGGTCTCATATTGCCCAAGAAGCTGATTAATCCCTGCATGGAGAACACCGATCGCAAGGAGCTGCATCGAGAGTTGAAATTCAATGCCAGAAT tggcaaaagtgtGCTCAACCAGAAATCGGAACTCCAGCGTGCCTACGACAAGCAAAAGGAGCGACATGCAGCCGCCGAGCATCATTCCCCCGATGCGGAACTGGTGGGCGGCATACCCGGCTTGAAGGGAGAGCTGGGACGCGTGATCTTGGAGCGTGCCCAAAAGCACGAGGCAGCTCAGAAGCAGGACAACGATGAGTCCGACGATCGGCAGTATGTGAATCCCGAATATTTGAATGTGCGCGCCAAGCTGCGAGCGGCGAATGGACCCAACTAG
- the LOC117900148 gene encoding MAGUK p55 subfamily member 6 has translation MVRWSARSRRAARQDKVELLASNNRVSAGDDDTSDNAAFRHSTDLSDHDEIFLKGLLLSNPSTPHKELLLNPTEPQPVPVFLPAHLNNKPICDDIIRKFSPSRRLESRELAKLLAQPHFRALLRAHDEIGYLFEQRLKAAGGSTTQLELASQRPTGTYLYTEDILRSKMPVETIKMVGLRRDPSKPLGLTVEMDEYKQLVIARILAGGVIDKQSMLHVGDVILEVNGTPVHSPDELQVEVSRAKENLTLKIGPNVDEEIKSGRYTVSGGQVKQNGIAGLEAGKKLTCYMRALFTYHPSEDSLLPCRDIGLPFKSGDILQIINVKDPNWWQAKNITAESDKIGLIPSQELEERRKAFVAPEADYVHKIGICGTRISKRKRKTMYRSVANCEFDKAELLLYEEVTRMPPFRRKTLVLIGVSGVGRRTLKNRLINSDVDKFGAVIPHTSRPKRALEENGTSYWFMDREEMEEAVKQNEFLEYGEHNGNLYGTHLQSIKDVINSGRMCILDCAPNALKILHNSQELMPFVIFVAAPGMEQLKTIYADRRATGSNRNLSFDRQSSIRFSSRRARTLESLASLYEDDDLVATVEESSFVQRKYEKYFDMVIINEDFDETFRQVVETLDQMSHEDQWVPVNWIY, from the exons ATGGTGCGATGGAGTGCCCGGTCCCGTCGGGCGGCGCGTCAGGACAAGGTTGAGCTGCtcgccagcaacaacagggtCAGTGCCGGCGATGATGATACATCCGATAACG CGGCCTTTCGCCACTCCACGGACCTCTCCGACCACGACGAGATCTTCCTGAAGGGCCTGCTGCTCAGCAATCCCAGCACACCCCACAAGGAGCTGCTG ctaaatcccacagagccacagccagtgcccGTCTTTCTGCCCGCTCATCTCAACAATAAGCCAATCTGTGACGATATTATACGTAAATTTTCACCCTCCAGGCGATTGGAGTCGCGAGAGCTAGCTAAACTCTTGGCCCAACCTCATTTTCGT GCTCTCTTGCGTGCCCACGATGAGATAGGATATTTATTTGAGCAACGTTTAAAAGCTGCCGGCGGCTCAACCACCCAACTAGAACTCGCCAGTCAACGCCCAACCGGCACCTATCTCTACACGGAGGACATACTGAGAAGCAAAATGCCAGTGGAGACCATCAAGATGGTGGGTCTGCGTCGTGATCCCAGCAAACCCCTGGGCCTCACCGTCGAAATGGACGAGTACAAGCAGCTGGTGATTGCTCGCATACTGGCAGGCGGTGTCATCGATAAACAGAGCATGCTGCATGTCGGTGATGTTATACTGGAGGTGAACGGCACGCCCGTGCACTCGCCCGACGAGCTCCAGGTGGAGGTGTCGCGCGCCAAGGAGAATTTGACGCTGAAGATTGGCCCCAATGTGGATGAGGAGATCAAGAGTGGTCGCTATACCGTGAGTGGGGGACAGGTAAAACAGAATGGCATCGCGGGTCTAGAGGCGGGCAAGAAGCTGACG TGCTACATGCGCGCCCTGTTCACATATCATCCCTCGGAGGATTCTTTGCTGCCATGCAGGGACATTGGCTTGCCCTTCAAATCGGGCGACATTCTGCAGATCATCAATGTCAAGGATCCCAATTGGTGGCAGGCCAAGAACATCACTGCAGAATCGGATAAAATTGGTCTAATACCCTCACAGGAGTTGGAGGAGCGACGCAAGGCGTTTGTGGCACCCGAGGCGGATTATGTGCACAAAATTGGCATCTGCGGCACGAGG ATCTCCAAACGAAAGCGCAAGACCATGTACCGATCCGTGGCCAATTGTGAGTTTGACAAGGCGGAACTTCTCCTCTATGAGGAGGTGACGCGCATGCCGCCATTTCGCAGGAAAACTTTGGTACTGATTGGCGTCTCCGGTGTGGGCAGACGCACGCTCAAAAATCGCTTGATCAACAGCGATGTGGATAAGTTTGGTGCGGTCATTCCAC ATACAAGTCGCCCGAAGCGCGCCTTGGAGGAGAATGGCACCAGCTATTGGTTCATGGATCGCGAGGAAATGGAGGAGGCTGTCAAACAGAACGAATTTCTCGAGTATGGCGAGCACAATGGCAATCTCTATGGCACCCACTTGCAGTCCATCAAGGATGTCATCAATAGCGGTCGCATGTGCATCCTGGACTGTGCACCAAATGCTCTCAAGATCCTACACAATAGCCAGGAACTGATGCCATTTGTTATATTTGTTGCGGCACCGGGCATGGAGCAGCTCAAGACAATCTATGCCGACCGCCGGGCAACCGGTTCCAATAGAAATCTATCC TTTGATCGTCAAAGTTCCATACGCTTCAGCTCCAGGCGTGCACGTACGCTCGAATCGTTAGCTTCGCTTTATGAG GATGACGATCTGGTGGCCACTGTGGAGGAGAGCAGCTTCGTGCAGCGCAAGTACGAGAAATATTTCGATATGGTTATCATCAATGAGGACTTCGATGAGACGTTCCGCCAGGTGGTGGAGACACTCGATCAGATGAGCCACGAGGATCAATGGGTGCCCGTTAATTGGATTTACTAA